CATGCTTGGTGATGCGAGGGTTAAATGTTGTTTTAGGTGCTCGTTTGAGAAGTTATTTTGAGTTCTTTGAATAGCCTTCTCTCTGGACTTTAATTTCCCCCCTTTGCTTTACAGTCCCACCCAGTTTTGCACACCGTTCTTTTTTCTCCACTGGATTCCTCCTTCCCTACTGCGGTTCTGCTGCTGGCCTGGAGGGAGAAATCTTTGAGTTGTGATAATCCCCAGCAGGCCAAGATCAAACAGGGGATAAAGGAGTGGATCAgccagggcccggtttcccgatAGTGATGGAATTTAGGCTTACGGGTGTTTTTAACGATGACTCTTGCATGTTACATATTTAGCCGTTTTAGGCGTCTCCCAAAACACAACGCAGAGAGAAGGGTCGTGAAGTGCATCTTGGAGCATGTGTCAAGGATGATGGGAGCGCTGCTCTCGGATccgctttctccattcaaatattTCCTTAATTATAAAAAGTTATTTCAAAATACTGACAACAGATCAGCCCGAGAGATATTACAACCCATTGCCCCATATTTTGACACGGTTTATTGTAATGCCTACCCAATAAAAATTCATTTAAATCGCAGATTTGGCACAtgatacagtaggctacacaccATGCAATGTATTGAAATTATACAGAGTAGCCTACAAGTAGAAACATGTAtaactcaattgattgaacataaCATTGAAATATACATGttatgttcaatcaattgagttaTACATGTTATCTCAATTTTCATTTGTAGCATATTTTTATATGTCGCTTGTTTGTCAATTGCAAAGACAACTTGGTAATTATGTTATCCGTGGTCAGACGGATAAACCATGTGATTTGCGGGGATCTGTATATAAAGTGATGCGGGAGGGCAAAAAAGCACCTGGCgcacttagctgttctacgagtgtgaggcaggcgttagattacGAGCGTTTTCAAGTGCAACGTTAACGAGACAGATTTAACGCTACTCCTACGAAGGTTCTAACAATGAATGTAGCTTTAAGATGCTTTTGAGGAACCGGTCCATGAGCCCTATCTACGTACGTGGTTTGAGACGTTAACGGGGTCACTTTGTTCAACTCGAGAGAGCCAGTTCCATTGGCAGTTTTAGCATGTAAGTATTGGTGGGGCTAACTAACCCAATCGTTTTTTTCTTTTTAagtgcatgccagcaaagccactcactacacaacactaaacaatacatggaTTGCACTATAACtatgacaaacggtgcccacaagcTGTTAGGGCCCACATAAAGCTTTCCCAACAGCAGAGTTTTCTTTTAGCACCATGGAGTTAACCTTTACCACCACTTCACCTGgatatcagtggagccttgtttggctgcgaaacagttaattcagcctcatttactgcctttaaaaaaaacatctgatatggctgacttgcttaaacaaatgtggtttctactgacaattgagatgttcaaactatggcataagggaatgaTGAGCGGATGAGGCAATCTTCAATTTTGAGTAAGACTTTTAATGAGCGAGTTAAGACTAGTCTATTTCAGCACTTTTCAAATGTACAGCggcagaattcagaacatgggcaatatgtattcaaaatgtattcaaccttttctggacCATGAtgttgcatgtgaatgttttatccttttaagcttgtgAAAGatacccagacttggaccacaccctctccattgaatagcaggctagccCTTGCAGTTAGCcattgattccttccaaaccacttattgttgaatttgcgatttcctaTGTAatgtttacagtgcatttggaaagttttcagaccccttggctttttccttattttgttatgttacagccttattctaaattggattatATTGTTTCCCCCATCATCAATCTGAACACAATattccataatgtcaaagcaaaaactgttttgtttttttctcaaGTTTTGGCAAATTGAAGAAATTAAAcagatgaaatattacatttacataagtattcagaccctttactcagtactttgttgaagcacctttggcagtgattacagcctcgagtcttcttgggtatgatgctacaagcttggcacatctgcatttggggagttcctcccattcttctttgcagatcctctcaagctctgtcaggttggatggtgagtgTGTCTGCACAGCtagtttcaggtctctccagagatgtttgatcgggttcaagtccaggctctggctgggccactcaaggacatttcgagacttgtcacgaagccacttctgtgctttgctccattcatctttccctcaatcctgactagtctatcagtccctgctgctgaaaaacatccccacggcatgatgctgccaccaccatgcttcaccgtgcggattgtgccaggtttcctccagacttgacgcttggcattcaggccatagagttcaatcttggtttcatcaggccagagaatcttgtttttttgtggtctgagagtctttaggtgccttttggcaaactcaaagtggGCTGTCCTGTGGCTTTtcctgagtggcttccgtctggtcccccaccataaaggcctgattggtggaatgctgcagagatggttgtacttctgaACAACTTCTCCCAtctgcacagaggaactctggagctctgtcagagtgaccatcaggttcttggtcacctcccagaccaaggcatttctcccctgattgctcagtttggtacttgaatgatttaaaaaaaataataataatgggcTTCTAGGTTCATTGTCTAATGGCGGCTTGGCTGAGAAATTGTGACGTAAAGAAGTTTTTCCTCCAGAACTTGCAACAAAATAGTTTAGATTAACAagcctgttcctggagatctaccatctTGTAtattcactccaaccctaatctagtgcacctgaccctaataattagctggttgataagctgaattgGGAtggttacaactggggttggattgaaaacctacaggagggtacctctccaggaacagggttgaagagccGTGATAGTTTCTCTTTGATTTTTTGTTTTTAGGCCAGAGAGCGAACCATCCGATCTCAGTTTGCCTGCACGTACCAGGACGACTCGAAGCCACCGCGTGCTGGACTTCCGCAGCATCATCCAGGGCCCCACCTGTGTGCAACAGGCTCCCAAGTGGACCCTCACTACTGTGGACTCCACCTCTGCCCAGCTCCTCGACAGCAGAGGTAAAAATGTCTAGTTGTGGCATCATTCTCCCTTTCTCAGAGACCTGTAACTACATGTACTAATCTGCATGCATGCTGGTGAACTGCTCCAGATTTCCTCACATATAGTGCAGCGCAGTTACATACACCCCCCCCTTCAGGGATTGGCTTCTATTCCCTCTGACGCCACAGATTCGGATCGATGCCCAGACCCACCTTCCCAGCCCTGGCCTCGAACCCTGCCCAGTCCCAGCCCTGGGACTGGTACTTACGATCAACCTTTAAATGATTCCCCATTTTATAAAACCTGGCCGCCCCCACATCTGTAGTAAAAacctaacacccccccccccccccccccccccccccgccttctTTCTGTGGGAATCCAGGCTCTACGCCATCGGTTTACATGACAAATGTTCACTTTCAGCCCGCTAGAATAAACACTCTGGCTGTTAAACTGCAGGCTAACGTCAGCAATTttatccgttttttttttttctttcccctTTTTCCTTCCTCTCTTATGTCAATTTTTTTCGACCCCAATTGTTAAGCTCTATTACTGTTTCCTCTCTCCAGTGGAGGTTTACCCAGAGGCTGAGAGGAAAGAGGCCCAGCGAGGAGGCACGACCCGGGGGGTTGCCACAGCGCTGGGGCCCAGGAGTGGAGCAGGCGGGGGCGGTCTGAAGACCAACATCCAGACAGAAGGAAGCAGCAAGGCCTGTAAACGGAAGCTGGTGGATTGTAGCGAACATTGTGGGTCAGAGAACCAGCTCCCTCTgaagaaacccctccaccactgTAACATCAACCAAATTGTCAGGGAAGAAAGCCCCAAGTAAGAAGAAACTGATTGCCGGACAGGGCAAGCTCACCAGCTTCTTCAGATTGTAAACTATTCATTGTCGTGTTGAAGGAGAATGCAGTACTAGTaatgttgttttatttaatcaatggTCTGTCTTCTTTGAAGCTGAATGTTCCTGTAATCAATTGCACTTGTTTTCCCCCAGTGGAGTTTGGCCTGATTTCAGAGGCTTTATTGTACtttctatttattttttgccTCTGTTGTGCTTTCCAACAATTGACAGACATCATCATTTTGAAAGAAAGATCGCCAGCTGTCGTGCGTCTGTGGGAGAGTGTAATGCAATGATGCAGAAGAGCTGTTGAGGCAATGTGGAAAGTCTGAGAGTGGTTAAAACCCAAGCAGATCTGTTTGATAGCCGATCTGCGGAGGCTTGGCCTGCAGTTTATCTCCCTCTAAGACAAAAGGCCCACCGCTAGACACTTCTCCTCTCTCACATGCATCTTCCCTACTACTATCATAAACGGTATAGAATTTCCTATTTTCTTCACCTGAACAATGGTGACTTTCCAAATGTAGCTATATTATGTGACCCAGAATTGACATGTACAATTGTTTTCAGGTTTCTCAAAACATTTTTAATAGTTGTTTTATACATGGTTTGTGTTTTAGAACCATGCCACAGGGGTAAGGAACACATAAGGAAAGTGTGTCATGTTTTGCAGGAGATTGACAGGCGGCAGGGCAGCAGTGTAGGATCCACCACACTCTTATGCTTGCGAACAGGGTCGGTACACTCGTCCGATCATGCATCGCAGCACTGGAGGGAATAAAATTGGTAGAATTGCAGTGATTAAAAAATAATAGTAATTTAAGCATTAAACTGTTTTTAATAGTGATGTCATAACCTTCAACAGTCTTCAGTTTGTTTCTTTTATATGTCTGAAATGTCAGAAGTCCAGCTGATAAAACTCTTGTTCCAAGTAATGAATGGAATATCATGGTGAAAAGTGTCAACACCCTCATTGATGGTTTTAATGCCGGTATCGTGTCATCAAGTCACCCATTTGACATGCTGAATGACGGTGACCTGGATCTTTCTAATGCCCACGATTGAAAGGATACAGGAACCGTAGAAGAAGAAATAACAAAGGGAAGTCGCTGGTCGATACTTACTCTCAAGGTCGGCCTCCCTGCGCTCTACTTTCAGGCTATATTCAGCAGGAGAGTGATCTGTGGCTCGGTCGGGGAGGACAGGAAGGGCTCGGGAGAAAGCTGTGTTCATGCCACGTCTGGTGTGCCCTTTCAGTCCAATGTCCTGTGGGACAGAAGGCTAGGTCACTGTCTGGCAGGCTTCCTTTAGTGGATCAGCCAGCCTCTACATTAGTATTCTCTATCCACTGATGATTCTATTGCAAAATCAGATTTGGTGAGCCAAACCCGAAGGTTATCTAGCTTGCATGATACAACAAACATATAACAATACACATGAAAGGGCTATAGAATCCCATGTCAAAATTAATTGGActttgggatggtgtttttcctTTCCATTCATTTGGGATTGATGCATGCCATTTGCCAGATGGACATTTAAGAAGCGGCACAGATCGTCTGGGTCTCAAACCCCGGCCTTCTGGAGTCTGGTCCTGAGCGAGGCCATATGAAACCTGTACGAGAGGGGCCCCAGTTATCCAGACATCTAATCTGCCCAAGTGGCTTTATAacctctcatcactctctcctgttccAGTACATCAGAGATAACCATGTCCATGACTTGCATGACATACAGATGCCAGAAACTGAATCACTCCACATGCCTGCCAAACCTTTGATGGAGCGGAGACATTATCGTAGATTTTGCCACTGTGGGAATCTAATAAAGATAAACACCTATCCTTTTCATCTTTGTTTGATGATGGCTCAAGTTTGAGCAAATGTAAAATGAGGAAGGTTAGTGTGATGATGGACATGGATGACGGAGGATACTTACTGAAAGAATGATGATCTTTGTGTTGCTGTCGTCCAGTCCGTTGTCCAGGATGAGGTCCCGTCTGAACCTCGGGGCAGCCAGAGCGTTGTCGCTCATCATGTCTTCGCCTAGTATCGATCGCAGGCTCTCCTGCTCTGTCCTACCCTCGTCCAGCTTGCCTGTCTGTACAGCAAAGACGACTGAGCGGGTGTTAAACTCAGAGAACAGCACCAGTGTGAATATAACAGAGTATAGGGAGATCATGATTCCTACTATATTATCTTGGTCCTAACGGCCTTGCGAGGGTAATTGAGAGTGGACTTTAGTTGCGCTCACCCTGTGATGACTGTTGATCAGTGGCCCATCAGCTCTTTTTATATCACGAAAAgacaaaactgttttttttttttaaccattgtaACAAAGCCGTCAAATATGTGCGTAGAGGAGATTTGAAGTCTCCTGCTTAGCTTGGCCCATATCATCATAGAAAAGGGTGACATGTCAAAGGTCATAGCCAATTTGTATAGCTCCTTTATGTAGTCTAATCAGAAGGCAGGGTAGGTGAATAATAGCTGGATTACTGTCAGATGTAAGGACATGCTGGATTTGGAAGAGGGGGGCAACATCTTTTCCACAGTCATCTTTTCCCTCCTGTAGAGGGGTCTCCTCGGGCCCCTCAAAGATCATAGGTCTCAAATTGGTCTCACTTCTCAATGCTGTCCACTTTCAAAGGTGGAAAGTAAACGGTGGAACATATGCCTACTGTGAAATCTGAAAGAAACCAACAGATTGCCTACAATGAGTTATCATCACCAAACTACATCAATGGCTACAGTTATCAATGCTCTGTGGGGAGAGAATATCATCCAGGGTGAACAGTCCTGGTATGAATAGAGGCTGGGTCACTAAGGTCATGTCATCAGACTTCAACAAGACCCATAGAGAATGAAAACAGACCCAGGTAGCATCAACCGAACTGACCTATTGGTGATTGGGTATACACCCTTACCGGTTGGGTATTACAGTAGGTGGGAGGAAATCTCTGACTTTCCTGACATAACCTAAAGGATACTCCAGGTGCTAGTTATAGGCTATGTAACAATAGTTTATTCTGTTCTGATCCCACGGTCACaggtcaggaaaaactctgggttcTAGTCATTAGAACCTTGGGTGTTAGCTTCATTGCCCCAGGACTAGGCCCTGCCCATAATGAGAAGCCCATTGACCGCCATCTGTGGCTTACATGGCTGATCACATCATGTTAACAAGG
This Oncorhynchus clarkii lewisi isolate Uvic-CL-2024 chromosome 21, UVic_Ocla_1.0, whole genome shotgun sequence DNA region includes the following protein-coding sequences:
- the LOC139378554 gene encoding pro-MCH 2-like; the encoded protein is MISLYSVIFTLVLFSEFNTRSVVFAVQTGKLDEGRTEQESLRSILGEDMMSDNALAAPRFRRDLILDNGLDDSNTKIIILSDIGLKGHTRRGMNTAFSRALPVLPDRATDHSPAEYSLKVERREADLEMLRCMIGRVYRPCSQA